The Brevibacillus brevis genome contains a region encoding:
- a CDS encoding bifunctional DNA primase/polymerase, translated as MTKKSILPYSNVPEAMKAYARLGWPVIPLCSNDHSGMSEHHRKNCSKPGKTPLIQDWPNALVPDDEKIEEWARIWPSMNVGLVLGSRSGIVAIDVDGEYGEDLLKEWSEGDLPETCEFSTPGGGRRLMYAVLSDNKVSKYSKSHPEKLHEECALLGDGNQTVLPPSRHANGDLYEWKGGHTPWEF; from the coding sequence ATGACTAAAAAATCCATACTTCCATACAGCAATGTTCCAGAAGCAATGAAAGCTTACGCTAGGCTAGGTTGGCCAGTTATCCCGCTTTGTTCGAACGACCACAGTGGTATGAGCGAACATCATCGCAAGAATTGCAGCAAACCTGGCAAAACACCGCTCATCCAAGACTGGCCAAACGCATTAGTACCTGATGACGAAAAGATAGAAGAATGGGCACGGATTTGGCCTTCCATGAACGTCGGGCTGGTTCTTGGTTCCCGTTCCGGCATCGTCGCAATCGACGTGGATGGAGAGTACGGAGAAGATCTGTTGAAGGAGTGGAGTGAAGGCGATCTGCCCGAGACCTGCGAGTTCTCGACTCCTGGCGGGGGAAGACGGCTCATGTACGCCGTCCTCTCAGACAACAAGGTTTCCAAATACTCAAAAAGCCATCCTGAAAAGCTACACGAGGAATGTGCTTTGCTCGGGGACGGGAATCAAACGGTACTGCCTCCTTCCCGACACGCTAACGGGGACTTATACGAGTGGAAAGGAGGGCATACTCCATGGGAGTTTTGA
- a CDS encoding CxxH/CxxC protein: MDMKMKSLQIEGKEVELLVEYPVRFACMEHLEQELDDYVNDFEAAPDTYAVQAIEGDGVDKRCRECGEPGQIALLKEKGM; encoded by the coding sequence ATGGACATGAAGATGAAAAGCTTACAAATAGAAGGCAAAGAAGTTGAGTTATTGGTGGAGTATCCGGTGCGGTTTGCTTGCATGGAGCATTTGGAGCAGGAGTTGGATGATTACGTAAATGATTTTGAGGCGGCGCCGGATACGTATGCGGTACAGGCGATTGAGGGTGATGGAGTAGACAAGCGTTGTCGGGAATGTGGAGAGCCTGGGCAGATTGCGCTTTTGAAAGAGAAGGGAATGTAG
- the rlmH gene encoding 23S rRNA (pseudouridine(1915)-N(3))-methyltransferase RlmH, whose amino-acid sequence MQISIVTVGKLKEKYLREGIDEYSKRLSAYCKLQVIEVNDEKAPEEMSAAEMEQVKRKEGERILAQIKQDQYVIALAIDGQMWSSEKLSAEMDKLALHGRSQVAFVIGGSLGLADQVLKRADALLSFSKMTFPHQLVRLVLLEQVYRAFRISRGEPYHK is encoded by the coding sequence ATGCAAATTTCGATTGTTACGGTAGGGAAGCTGAAGGAGAAGTATTTGCGTGAGGGCATTGATGAATACAGCAAGCGCCTGTCTGCTTACTGCAAGCTGCAAGTGATAGAGGTCAATGATGAAAAGGCGCCGGAAGAGATGAGCGCGGCGGAGATGGAGCAGGTGAAGCGCAAGGAAGGCGAGCGCATCCTGGCGCAGATCAAGCAGGATCAGTATGTGATTGCGCTGGCGATTGATGGACAAATGTGGTCGTCGGAGAAGCTGTCTGCGGAGATGGACAAGCTGGCTTTGCATGGACGCAGTCAGGTGGCGTTTGTGATAGGTGGGTCGTTGGGGTTGGCTGATCAGGTGTTGAAGCGGGCGGATGCGTTGCTGTCGTTTTCGAAGATGACGTTTCCGCATCAGTTGGTGAGGTTGGTGCTGCTGGAGCAGGTTTATCGGGCGTTTCGGATTAGTCGGGGGGAACCGTACCATAAGTGA